The nucleotide window tcacctagatactccaatgtcacctcaagtatccgtgggtatgattatacgatatgcatcacacaatctcagattcatctattcaaaccaacagaaagtacttcaaagagtgccccaaagtttctaccggagagtcaagacgaaaacgtgtggcaacccctatgcataggttcatgggcggaacccgcaagttgatcaccaaaacatacatcaagtggatcaatagaataccccattgtcaccacgggtatcccacgcaagacatacatcaagtgttctcaaatccttaaagactcaatccgataagataacttcaaagggaaaactcaatccattacaagagagtagagggggagaaacatcataagatccaactataatagcaaagctcgcgatacatcaagattgtatcacctcaagaacacgagagagagagagagagagagagagatcaaacacatagctactggtacataccctcagccccgagggtgaactactccctcatcatcatggagagcgctgggatgatgaagataaccaccggagagggattcccccctccggcagggtgcgggaatgggtctagattggttttcggtggcttcggaggcttctggcggcggaactcccgattcTATTCTACACCCTGATCTTTTtagggtatatgaatatatataggaggaagaagtacgtcggtggatctccgggctgtccacgaggcagggggcgcgcccagggggtgggcgcgcccccaccctcatgggcggCCTGGGACTCTTCTGtcccatctccgatactccgtgggcttcttttggtccaaaaataagttccgtgaagtttcaggtcaattggactccgtttgattttccttttctgcgatactctaaaacaaggaaaaaacagaaactggcactgggctctaggttaataggttagtcccaaaaatcatataaaatagcatataaatgcatataaaacacccaaggttgataatataatagcatggaacaatcaaaaattatagatacgttggagacgtatcacgcgtGCAAGTAtgtttgggctcagaacggacaacggaaggaatggagaggccgggacggatgcaagttttaaaaacatgaggatgcaatgcacatgatgacatgatgaatgcGACGAATAAATAAATAACACGACTGACACACaaaacatggaaggcgtctgaagcgtcggtctcggggcgttacatgaACCCACTATAGAGATTGAGATAGGATTGAATAATtcaatgctttatgtgatataGGGGCGAGTGTTTCCACTATCCCCAAATTTGTTTTTGATAGTCTCAATCTCGGTCCTTATGCTAATACCGAGATCATTTTGAATATGGCTAACTCTACTTTTACTCAGGTAGTAGGCATTAAGCATGATGTTATAGTTCAAATTAATGATTGCCCTGTCATGATTGATCTTGCGATAGTAGATATGCCTGAGGATCCAATTGCTCCTATAATTCTTGGCAGACCTTTTCTAAGGACTATAAAAATTGTGATAAACGTATTTGAGGGGAATGTGAGATTTGATTTACCAGCTAAAGATCCTTTTGTGAGACATTTCCCCAGGAAAAAAATGAAGAACTATGCAGGAGAAGGCATCATCGTGAATGCCAGAAGCTATGGTCTCGGTGTGTTTGCACCACCTTGATCATCACTACGGTCGAGCTAACCGATCGAAAATAAGCACCCACGCGAATAAAGTAGACAAGTaagtttttattttttgtttcaATAAAAGGGGGCCCAACAACCCCATTCGTCGATTGATCGATCTCCTCCAGTGCTCGTGCTTGATGACGTCACCGTGAAGCTCCTACGCGAGCAGGAAACCCCCGAAGTTTGGAGGCTCTCGTACATAGTGAGGTCGATCCAGCCAATTTTGTGAAGCTCGACCTCGCATCGGCAGGTCCATCTCATCTCTTGTCGCACTGGATAGTACATGAGGACTGTAGCGATgagagagaagagagaagagGAAGGCGATCGGGCAAGCCGATTGTGCATGTTTTCCCCCCTCAACGGATGGTATGTGCGTAGGTCTGATTTGACACAACCGTTTTTTCTTTTAGCTTTGTTTTGTTGTTGGTTTTGTGtttggggggggaggggggtcgtAAGATGAGAATGAAAGCGGGGAGGTGTTTTTTTTATTTGAGGGCTCGCCGTTGCACATAATTAGGAATTGAATCAAAAATTTCAATTTTTGTTGTAAATTGGTAAGTAGTGAGACGAAAGACTTTTGTTGTAATTTGGTAAGATAAGAAAATATATGAGATATTTGTTATATTAGAAAAGTTGTGATTGTGATTTAATAGTAGAGATAATGATAGACAATAAATGGCATACTGTGTGAGATTAATGATTTGTCATTGTGGAATTTCTAATTTTGTCTTTTAGGAAGATGATCTCACACATATGATGTGGTCGTTGAATTTTTAATTAGCTAATACTTACGTGATTGAATTGAATCGACACCTGCCAAAGCAAGCACGAGAAGATGAACAAGAAAGGTCAGACGAATTTATTTGGTTTTAGTGGGAGGGAAAAAAATCAGCGCGGACCGGATGGTGGGAGGTAGGGCGAAACTAAGTCGGTGATGCGAGACTACTCACTTCCTTTAAGAATGGAGAGGTTATCAAGGTTTAAAAAAGCGGAAATGTTAACGCTCACACGTGTGAGCGTTTGTATCTTGCCCACACGCGTGGATCCGCGTCCGTTCGTGAGCGCACGAATCTTGGCATGTTTCTAGTGTCACGTAGGATTGGTCTGGTGTGTGGGCGTTCAGTCGGTCGCTCACACGGCCGTTTCACCACACATGaggggctggtgtgtgggcgttcAGCAGTTCGCCCACACGCCACTTTGCACGCACACACAAGGGCTAGTGTGTGGGTATTTAGCATCTTACCCACACGCCCTTCTTCTCTCCCACACCCAAACTGctagttgccatgtgtttttgcaCTGCACATGGCAACTGCCCCTAGTGTGCTTTTATAAGCAGGTGGCAACTCTTTTTTTTCCCGAGTTTGCCATGTGTTTTGTAGGGTACACGGTAACTGCCTAGTGTGCACATAAGCAGATGTCAACTCTCTTTTACCGAGTTGCCATATGTTTTTGCatggtacatggcaactgccctaacgtgcatgtacatggcaactgccctaacgtgcacgtaagcagatggcaactcttcttttttacatggcaactgccctagcatgcttgtgagcacatggcaactctctcaactgcctagtgttagtaTGTGGCAACTTCTAAAGTTATGAAATCATGGCAACTACATTAGAtcagaccatacatggcaactgcagttgagcaaccatggcaactgcagttgtccAACATGACAACCGTAGTTCAGCGACATGGCAACCGCAATTAAACGAACATGGACGAGGGTCTGGACCATGGCAACTGCGGGCGCGCGGTGACCGTCACGCGTGGCGTGCGGGACCAGGAGGTACGAGGCCTGACATACGGACGTGTGGGCGTTATCAACTTCGCCCACACGCACGCGTGTGAGAGGGATCGGGAGGGGAAAAAAGGCGTGTGGGCGCTAATTATTTTGCCCACACGTAGGTGTGTGGGCTGTTCCTTTTATACACCACACAAAATGTGTGGGCGGACTCCCTAACGCCCACATGTGTGACACTTATCGGAAATGTTAACGCCCACATGTGTGGGTGATTGCATCTTGCCCACACGCGTGGATCCGCATCCATTTGTGAGCGCACGAATCTTGGCATGTTTCTAGTGCCACGTAGGACTGGGCAAAAGTTATCACGTTATGCTGGCCTAGCTGGATCCGCATTTGCATCCCTACAGGCAATGCAGCGTGTCTAAATTCGGTCCGAGAAGGTGCAGCCGGTCTCCATCCATAGCGTACAGTACAGCACTTCGCTTCGCTCCCTTCCGTTTCCCACGTGCGACTTGCTTGCCAGTTGCCCCAGTCGAGTCGCGCCGCCGAGAAGAACAGGCAGGCAGGAGGAGTAGGCGAGTGGCCAACGActccctcctcctccacctcccccCTTCGCACCACCGGCCTCCACCGAGACCAAGCACACGCCATTCCCCTCCTCTCCCCCGAGCTCCGAGAGATCCCCAGACCCTACGCGCGAGTTCCCATGGCGGCGACCCAGCTCCGCGGATCGGCGGTGCCGGGGACGGCGAGGAGGTGGCGGGCTCCCTCCGGCGCCATCCTCCGCTTCGCGCCGCTCGCCACGTCCAGGCTCCCGGCAGCGTCTCTTCGTCGGAGGGGAGCCTTCAGTGGCCTTTCCGCCAGTGTCACCAGGGAGGTGGGTCCTCGCTCTTCTCCCGTGTTTGGCCCTGCCGCTGCCTGGATCTAGATTCTAGAATTTTCGGTGCTTCGATGGTCGTGATATATACTGTAAAAATTACGTAGGAGAGTGGCTGCAGGCTGCTTTTGCAGAGAGTGTCGTATGTTTTCTTGGCGGAACTAAATGGGAACTGTTCTCGTCTAAGCAATGCTTTAGGGAGTGGAAAGACATCTTGCTGGATTTTTTAAAAATGGGATGCTCGAAATTGGCACTTAAAGAAGAGCATATAACACCACGGCAATTATTTGTACATGAATTTCAGAAAATCAGAAATGTGAGTGTTCCTGGATGGATGGGCAAACTGGTTTTTGCTGGCATTCTTTATCGGCATACTCAAGCGGGTTTAATTATGAAAGTGGGGGTACATGCTGGCCAACCACCCTTAGAAGTACATCAGGGCAGAGGCTTTAGATGGACTTGCCTTCGAAAAGTAGTACCGATTGATCTTGAGCTTTCAGCATCACTTAATTAAGGGTTGGGTGGCAGAAAATGTTGGTGGATAGTGTTTAGCCACAAGACATTAACTTATAGGAGTTAACTCTAAAAGGGGTGTAGTTATGGAACAGTTCAGTATGTATCTGAAGTATAAACCGCTGACCTTAAGTTGCTGTATCTTGCTGGATTCCTATATATATTGTCTGGTTCCACCCAGGCAAATGTCATTTTGGTTGAGATCAAAGCTTTAGAAAATATCACCTCTCTCCATGCTAAGATAGCTGTGAAATGTTTTGCATGACATTGCCATGTTACTTATGGTCTTTGAGGAGCATATTGCTGATCAAAACAATCTTAAGTTTCACCCTGTGAATTGTATTTCAGTTCTCCTATTCGAGTAACTTAACATTACTCCTTTCTAGACATGCTCTGGCACATTTTGCCGACTAGTATTTATTTTCGTCCAAATTCGAACTAATCTCTGCGGAGACCTTTTCCTCATTTGACGGTGTAGCTTATCGCCTTGCAGTCATTGACTACAATGTGCATGAAGTCAAAATGTACTAGCACTCCCATTGATCATGCCACTGCTCCTGAGGATACAGAAGATGAAGTTCCCGAGCCAACCGCTGTGGTGACTGCTAGTGAAGAGATAAATATAGACCAGGAAGTTGCTCCGCCACATAAGAGTGCTATAATACATGATTTCTGCCTAGGGATCCCTTTTGGTAATGATACCAACTTTCTTTTTAGCCAAGTTTGATGTGATTTGCATTTTTTTTAATAAAGTGATTTGCAGCTCAGATGACAAGTTAGTCTACTTGAGTGTTGTAACTCGGTTATTTTGGTTAGCCCTTCCAAGCACTCAGTAGAATGGCTCGAACTGTTGTAACATACTAATATATCATGTTTTGTGAAAGCTGCTAAATTCTCTTGTGTTATGTTATCCTCATCTGACACCTCATTGGACTGATCTTTGCGCATCTGGATTTGCTTGAGTACTGATTACAATTTCCCTATTTCAGGTGGATTATTATTTTCCATGGGCCTTGTTGGATTTCTATTTTGGAGGAGTCCTGTAAGTCTTACTTTTGGCGTTGCACCTGGTCTTGCTATATTGGGACTTGCCGTGCTTAGTCTTAAGGGTTGGAGGAGTGGAAAGTCCAGCTTGCCATTTATACTGGCACAAGCAGGTATTTTGATTCCCTTACCTACATCCCAATAACCTCGGATTAACAATGACATGCATGTCTGAACAGTCAATATCGGTATTTATATAAATATTTGATCCTGGACCCTAGTAATCTACCACTATACCAAATAGAAGTGCCACATTGTGGGGAAAGCCCCCGCGGTAATTAACCTCCTCTGTTCATTATTTgtagctgttgctgctgctgtagCATGGAAGCACTGCCAGGCGTATGCCACAGTAAGTGACACTGCCACTTTGCTGTAAAAATTTGGCGAGTCCGAATCTTATTCTGATCAATTGACTCTGTTTGCACAGACAAAGAAGCTGCTTCCCTGGGGCTTTTATACTGCGCTCAGGTAGTTCTCGATTGTCTCTTTATCGTGTTTCAGCTGCTCATTGCACACTACTGTCCTCCTTACAACTTCCCTTGTCGCCAGTGTCTTGATGATCTGCTTCTACTCGTACGTGTTGCTTGCCGGGGGGAATCCACCACCAAAGAAGAAGCCAGCAGCTGCTATATAAGTTGAGCCTTTAACTCCTATTGTTGTTGAAGTTGTGCTCTGGTAAATGTTACTGATGATAGGGGTTGCGTTTTATTACTTTTAATTGTAGAACACTGAAAAATAATAAAGTTGTGTTCTTGCGTACAGTTTATTTGGGTATCTTTGT belongs to Triticum urartu cultivar G1812 chromosome 7, Tu2.1, whole genome shotgun sequence and includes:
- the LOC125522419 gene encoding protein FATTY ACID EXPORT 1, chloroplastic-like; the protein is MAATQLRGSAVPGTARRWRAPSGAILRFAPLATSRLPAASLRRRGAFSGLSASVTRESLTTMCMKSKCTSTPIDHATAPEDTEDEVPEPTAVVTASEEINIDQEVAPPHKSAIIHDFCLGIPFGGLLFSMGLVGFLFWRSPVSLTFGVAPGLAILGLAVLSLKGWRSGKSSLPFILAQAAVAAAVAWKHCQAYATTKKLLPWGFYTALSVLMICFYSYVLLAGGNPPPKKKPAAAI